In Nerophis lumbriciformis linkage group LG14, RoL_Nlum_v2.1, whole genome shotgun sequence, a single genomic region encodes these proteins:
- the her6 gene encoding hairy-related 6, translating to MRATRSAADTRTHARTRTSTLAASRPLGRTRTLADLLSDLRGNLFAARRGLLAPEHVTPTLDMPADIMEKSSASPVAATPASINSTPDKPKTASEHRKSSKPIMEKRRRARINESLGHLKTLILDALKKDSSRHSKLEKADILEMTVKHLRNLQRAQMTAALNTDPGVLGKYRAGFSECTNEVTRFLSTCEGVNTEVRTRLLGHLTNCMTQINAFSGQHPPTSSTHPAFSQALVQMPPAQVLPMGAVPCKGASSPASDAAKVYGGFQILPASDGQFAFLIPNASFAPSGAVIPVYAGTVPAAVSPGAPSGNSDSVWRPW from the exons ATGCGCGCCACACGCAGCGCCGccgacacacgcacgcacgcacggacACGCACAAGCACGCTTGCAGCCTCACGTCCGCTTGGAAGGACTCGAACTTTGGCGGATTTGCTGTCGGACCTTCGCGGGAACTTATTTGCTGCCCGCCGCGGACTTTTAGCGCCTGAGCACGTCACGCCGACATTGGACATGCCTGCCGACATCATGGAGAAAAGCTCCGCGTCTCCCGTCGCCGCCACGCCGGCCAGCATCAACTCCACCCCGGATAAACCCAAGACCGCCTCGGAGCACAGAAAG TCGTCCAAGCCCATCATGGAGAAACGTCGGCGGGCTCGCATCAACGAGAGTTTGGGTCACCTGAAGACGCTCATCTTGGACGCGCTGAAGAAAGAC AGCTCCAGACACTCCAAACTGGAGAAGGCGGACATCTTGGAGATGACGGTCAAACACCTGCGGAACCTTCAAAGAGCCCAGATGACAG CCGCCCTCAACACGGACCCCGGCGTGCTGGGCAAGTACCGGGCGGGCTTCAGCGAGTGCACCAACGAGGTGACCCGCTTCCTGTCCACCTGCGAGGGCGTGAACACGGAGGTGAGGACGCGGCTGCTGGGTCACCTGACCAACTGCATGACGCAGATCAACGCCTTCTCCGGCCAGCACCCGCCCACGTCCTCCACGCACCCGGCCTTCAGCCAGGCGCTGGTGCAAATGCCTCCGGCGCAGGTGTTGCCCATGGGCGCCGTGCCCTGCAAAGGAGCCTCGTCGCCCGCCTCGGACGCCGCCAAAGTCTACGGCGGCTTCCAGATCCTTCCCGCCAGCGACGGACAGTTTGCCTTCCTCATCCCCAACGCCAGCTTCGCGCCCAGCGGCGCCGTCATCCCGGTCTACGCCGGCACCGTGCCGGCCGCCGTCTCGCCCGGAGCCCCGTCGGGGAACTCGGACTCGGTGTGGCGGCCTTGGTGA